From a region of the Mycobacterium intracellulare ATCC 13950 genome:
- a CDS encoding aldehyde dehydrogenase family protein: MADSPALVQSYPLYIDGDWVEPQDGRYDDISPSTEDVIATAPDASIAQVGEAIAAARRAFDSGPWRTMSAEERAGCLNQLGEALSKHADDFFALSQVEWGCVANERIMQIDGAGFMSMHAAQLATQLKDEAVTGMGAGTTLLRHEPLGVVSVLTPWNFPHCLNVMKLNHALAAGNTVVLKPSPLTPLAGLALARIIDEHTDIPPGVVNVVTPSGVEAAKLLTTDPRIDMVSFTGSSVVGRQVMSAAGDTMKRILLELGGKSASIVLDDAQVTDEMLQQMLFDCCSLHAGQACILHSRLLLPDSLHDDVVDRLAALAREVKVGDPTDPDVQMGPLISAAQRDRVEAHVAGALDDGAKLVTGGGRPAGLDIGFYFEPTILSDVEPNSTIAQEEVFGPVLTVLRYRDDDDAVAIANNSQYGLSGAVWGGDVDRAVGVARRIRTGQIAVNGCGPGGAPFGGFKLSGLGREGGGIGGLHQYMEPMAVGVPA, translated from the coding sequence ATGGCCGATTCGCCCGCCCTTGTTCAGTCCTATCCGCTCTACATCGACGGCGACTGGGTCGAGCCGCAGGACGGCCGCTATGACGACATCTCTCCGTCCACCGAGGACGTGATCGCCACCGCGCCCGACGCCAGCATCGCCCAGGTCGGTGAGGCGATCGCCGCCGCGCGCCGCGCGTTCGACAGCGGACCCTGGCGCACCATGAGCGCCGAGGAGCGCGCTGGGTGCCTCAACCAGTTGGGCGAGGCGCTGAGCAAACACGCCGACGACTTCTTCGCGCTGTCCCAGGTGGAGTGGGGCTGCGTTGCGAACGAACGCATCATGCAGATCGACGGCGCCGGCTTCATGTCGATGCACGCCGCCCAGCTGGCCACCCAGTTGAAGGACGAAGCGGTCACCGGGATGGGCGCCGGCACCACGTTGCTGCGCCATGAACCCCTGGGTGTCGTGTCGGTGTTGACCCCGTGGAACTTCCCGCACTGCCTCAACGTGATGAAGCTGAATCATGCTCTGGCCGCAGGCAATACCGTCGTGCTCAAGCCCTCGCCGCTGACCCCACTGGCCGGGCTGGCGCTCGCGCGGATCATCGACGAACACACCGATATCCCGCCGGGCGTGGTCAACGTCGTCACCCCCTCCGGGGTCGAGGCGGCCAAGTTGCTGACCACCGATCCGCGGATCGACATGGTGAGCTTCACCGGCAGCTCGGTGGTCGGCCGCCAGGTCATGTCCGCCGCCGGCGACACGATGAAGCGGATCCTGCTCGAGCTCGGCGGCAAGTCCGCCAGCATCGTCCTGGACGACGCGCAGGTCACCGACGAGATGCTGCAGCAGATGCTGTTCGACTGCTGCTCGCTGCACGCCGGACAGGCCTGCATCCTGCACAGCCGGCTGCTGCTGCCGGACTCGCTACACGACGACGTCGTCGACCGGCTCGCCGCGCTGGCGCGCGAGGTCAAGGTGGGCGATCCCACCGATCCCGACGTGCAGATGGGCCCCCTGATCAGCGCGGCGCAGCGCGACCGGGTCGAGGCCCACGTCGCCGGTGCGCTCGACGACGGGGCGAAGCTGGTGACCGGCGGCGGCCGTCCGGCCGGCTTGGACATCGGGTTCTACTTCGAACCGACGATTCTGTCCGATGTCGAGCCGAATTCGACCATCGCGCAAGAGGAAGTGTTCGGTCCGGTGTTGACGGTGCTGCGCTACCGCGACGACGACGACGCCGTCGCCATCGCGAACAATTCGCAATACGGCCTCTCCGGGGCGGTGTGGGGCGGCGACGTCGACCGCGCCGTCGGCGTCGCACGCCGCATCCGCACCGGACAGATCGCGGTCAACGGCTGCGGCCCGGGCGGCGCGCCGTTCGGCGGCTTCAAACTCAGCGGGCTGGGCCGCGAGGGCGGCGGCATCGGCGGGCTACACCAGTACATGGAGCCAATGGCCGTCGGCGTCCCCGCGTGA
- a CDS encoding FAS1-like dehydratase domain-containing protein: MTDPESVSAKVRALVGQPTGGTGKPSVAPDPVNQPMIRHWAYAMADMNPVYLDPEFAASSRFGGIVSPPVMLQTWTMPSPILEGIGERGGAPIEIKSNPTEFLDEAGYTSTVATNSEFEIERYPRLGDVISATTVYESVSDEKKTALGTGFFLTWLTTYTDQNGEVLGRQRFRVLRFRPAN, encoded by the coding sequence GTGACCGACCCAGAATCCGTCAGCGCCAAGGTGCGGGCCCTCGTCGGGCAGCCGACCGGCGGCACCGGGAAGCCCTCGGTGGCGCCGGACCCGGTGAACCAGCCGATGATCCGGCACTGGGCGTACGCGATGGCCGACATGAACCCGGTGTACCTCGACCCGGAGTTCGCGGCCTCGTCCCGGTTCGGCGGCATCGTGTCGCCACCGGTGATGCTGCAGACGTGGACGATGCCATCGCCGATACTGGAGGGAATCGGCGAACGGGGCGGGGCACCGATCGAGATCAAAAGCAACCCAACGGAATTCCTCGACGAGGCCGGCTACACCAGCACGGTGGCGACCAATTCGGAGTTCGAGATCGAGCGTTACCCTCGGCTGGGCGATGTGATCAGCGCGACGACGGTCTACGAATCGGTCTCCGACGAGAAGAAGACGGCGCTGGGCACCGGTTTCTTCCTGACGTGGCTGACCACCTACACCGACCAGAACGGCGAAGTGTTGGGGCGGCAGCGATTCCGGGTACTGCGATTCAGGCCGGCGAACTGA
- a CDS encoding MaoC family dehydratase — MTATANRTLQWRDISVGDEVTPLEIPITTTMIVAGAIATRDFMPVHHDRDYAKQQGSPNLFMNILTTNGYCVRFLTDWAGPEAMVKNLSIRLGVPCFPDDPLRFTGSVTGKREGSGGENFVEVTFAGANSLGDHVSGTAVLSLLDGPGA; from the coding sequence ATGACGGCCACCGCGAACCGCACTTTGCAATGGCGGGACATTTCGGTCGGTGACGAGGTCACGCCCCTGGAAATCCCGATCACCACAACGATGATCGTTGCCGGCGCGATCGCCACCCGTGACTTCATGCCCGTGCATCACGACCGTGACTACGCCAAGCAGCAGGGTTCGCCGAACTTGTTCATGAACATCCTGACCACCAACGGCTATTGCGTACGCTTCCTCACCGATTGGGCGGGGCCCGAGGCGATGGTCAAGAACCTGTCGATTCGCCTGGGCGTGCCGTGCTTTCCGGACGATCCACTGCGGTTCACCGGCAGCGTCACCGGAAAGCGTGAAGGCTCGGGGGGCGAGAACTTCGTCGAGGTGACCTTCGCGGGGGCCAACAGCCTGGGCGACCACGTCTCCGGCACCGCGGTCCTCAGCCTGCTCGACGGGCCGGGCGCATGA
- a CDS encoding proline dehydrogenase family protein, whose translation MPGVFASTLRPAILAAARGDVVRRTAQRLPVTRRVVRRFVPGETIGSALNGVAALRSSGRLVSVDYLGEDVLSADDADAAVQVYVELIDGLGRLDAGGDVVRPLEVSIKLSALGQTLGRDGHKIARENAWSICDAAGRAGVWVTVDAENHTTTESTLSIVHDLRAEFPWLGVALQAYLRRTPGDCEEFAASGARVRLCKGAYDEPASVAYRGRAEVTEAYLACLRVLMTGTGYPMVASHDPAVINAASAIARESGRGAGEFEYQMLYGIRDDEQRRLTGAGNHVRVYLPFGTQWYGYFMRRLAERPANLTFFLRALVGR comes from the coding sequence ATGCCCGGAGTGTTCGCGAGCACCCTGCGCCCGGCGATCCTGGCGGCCGCACGAGGCGACGTGGTGCGCCGCACCGCCCAGCGGTTGCCGGTCACCCGTCGCGTGGTGCGCCGCTTCGTCCCCGGGGAGACGATCGGGTCCGCGCTGAATGGCGTTGCGGCGCTGCGCTCGTCGGGCCGGCTCGTCAGTGTCGACTATCTGGGCGAGGACGTTCTGAGCGCCGACGACGCCGACGCGGCGGTGCAGGTCTACGTGGAGCTGATCGATGGGCTGGGGCGCCTCGATGCCGGGGGCGACGTGGTGCGGCCGCTGGAGGTCTCGATCAAGTTGTCCGCGCTGGGGCAGACGCTGGGGCGCGACGGGCACAAGATCGCGCGGGAGAACGCGTGGTCGATCTGCGATGCGGCCGGGCGCGCGGGCGTGTGGGTGACGGTGGATGCGGAGAACCACACCACCACCGAGTCGACGCTGTCCATCGTGCACGATCTGCGGGCCGAGTTCCCTTGGCTGGGCGTGGCTTTGCAGGCGTATCTGCGGCGCACGCCGGGCGACTGCGAGGAGTTCGCGGCGTCCGGGGCCCGGGTCCGGCTGTGCAAGGGCGCCTACGACGAGCCCGCGTCGGTGGCGTATCGCGGGCGGGCCGAGGTGACGGAGGCGTACCTGGCCTGCCTGCGGGTGCTGATGACCGGGACTGGCTACCCGATGGTGGCCTCCCACGACCCGGCTGTGATCAACGCGGCCAGCGCCATTGCCCGCGAATCGGGCCGTGGCGCCGGCGAATTCGAATACCAGATGCTGTACGGCATCCGCGACGACGAGCAGCGCCGCCTCACCGGGGCCGGTAACCACGTGCGCGTGTATCTGCCGTTCGGTACGCAGTGGTACGGGTACTTCATGCGGCGACTGGCAGAGCGGCCCGCCAACCTGACGTTCTTCTTGCGGGCTTTGGTCGGGCGCTGA
- a CDS encoding TetR/AcrR family transcriptional regulator — protein sequence MTTQPAQAADTRELIVESAFTCFGKQGLDKATIVDIAKQARVSRSTIYEYFSDKAAIVEACAEHASQQFYREMTKAMSRGSTLEDKLSRAAVFVTQARRTIAFEKYFDEDAISLLLTKDARVLLRECVEFFAPYLSAARLTGEVRKDLDVEAAGEWFARILFSLFSTPSSTLDMDDPDVAAEFVRAHVVRGFASDRPRPRRAQ from the coding sequence GTGACGACTCAACCGGCCCAGGCCGCAGACACCCGCGAGCTCATCGTCGAATCGGCGTTCACGTGTTTCGGCAAGCAGGGATTGGACAAGGCGACGATCGTCGACATCGCCAAGCAAGCGAGGGTATCCCGCAGCACCATCTATGAATACTTCAGCGACAAGGCCGCGATTGTCGAGGCGTGCGCCGAGCACGCGTCGCAGCAGTTCTACCGCGAGATGACCAAGGCGATGAGCCGCGGCAGCACGCTGGAGGACAAGCTCAGTCGCGCAGCGGTATTCGTCACCCAGGCGCGGCGGACCATTGCCTTCGAGAAGTATTTTGACGAGGATGCGATCAGTCTGTTGTTGACCAAGGACGCCCGCGTGCTGCTGCGCGAATGCGTCGAGTTCTTCGCCCCGTACCTGTCGGCCGCCAGGCTCACGGGTGAGGTGCGCAAGGATCTCGACGTCGAGGCGGCCGGCGAGTGGTTCGCACGGATCCTGTTCTCGCTCTTCAGCACTCCGTCGTCGACCCTGGACATGGACGATCCCGACGTGGCGGCGGAGTTCGTGCGCGCCCACGTGGTGCGCGGCTTCGCCAGCGACCGGCCGCGGCCCCGCCGCGCTCAGTGA
- a CDS encoding PucR family transcriptional regulator, translating to MAGVGLGQLLLALDATLVSLADAPRGLDLPVGSAALIDSDDVRLGLAAAAGAADVFFLLGVADDEAMRWMGRQARERVPVAIFVKEPSPALVSTAVAAGAAVVAVDPRARWERLYQLVNHVLEHHGDRADAMDDSGTDLFGLAQSLADRIHGMVSIEDAQSHVLAYSASNDEADELRRLSILGRAGPPEHLEWIGQWGIFDALRSGTEVVRVDERPELGLRPRLAIGIHQPATDARRPREFAGTIWVQQGSQPLADDAEEMLRGAAVLAARIMWRLAARPSTHARRVQQLLGLADEPVDAAIIAGELGLAADTTAALIGWDAADTSAGQARLADIIALSASAFRRDAQVASNGSRTYVLLPVARTQTQHRSVISWVRGTIGAMRAELGVQLRAAIAAPVAGLAGAAAARVEVDRVLDSAERHPISFGQVTSLAEARTTVLVDEIVTLVGSDERLIDPRIVQLGEDDPVLAETLRTYLDAFGDIAAAAQALRVHPNTVRYRARRIEKLLSTSLADPEVRLLFSLGLRILERRRHTGTPVRADRLGTI from the coding sequence ATGGCCGGTGTGGGGCTGGGTCAGCTGTTGCTCGCGCTGGACGCGACCCTGGTCAGCCTCGCCGATGCGCCCCGTGGCCTGGACCTGCCGGTGGGTTCGGCCGCGCTGATCGACTCCGACGACGTGCGCCTGGGTCTCGCGGCCGCGGCGGGCGCCGCCGACGTCTTCTTCCTGTTGGGGGTCGCCGACGACGAGGCGATGCGATGGATGGGCAGGCAGGCGCGCGAGCGCGTGCCGGTGGCCATCTTCGTCAAAGAGCCCTCCCCCGCGCTGGTGAGCACGGCCGTCGCGGCGGGCGCGGCGGTGGTGGCCGTCGACCCGCGCGCCCGGTGGGAACGCCTCTACCAATTGGTCAATCACGTCCTCGAGCATCACGGCGACCGCGCCGACGCGATGGACGACTCGGGCACCGACTTGTTCGGGCTGGCGCAGTCGCTCGCCGACCGCATCCACGGCATGGTCAGCATCGAGGACGCGCAATCCCATGTCTTGGCCTACTCGGCGTCCAACGACGAAGCCGACGAGTTGCGGCGCCTTTCCATCCTGGGCAGGGCCGGCCCGCCCGAACATCTGGAGTGGATCGGCCAATGGGGCATCTTCGATGCCCTGCGATCGGGCACCGAGGTGGTGCGCGTCGACGAGCGGCCCGAGCTGGGCCTGCGCCCGCGGCTGGCCATCGGGATCCACCAGCCCGCGACCGACGCGCGGCGCCCGCGCGAATTCGCCGGAACCATCTGGGTGCAGCAGGGCTCACAACCGCTGGCCGACGACGCCGAGGAGATGTTGCGCGGCGCCGCCGTGCTGGCCGCCCGCATCATGTGGCGGCTGGCGGCCCGGCCCTCCACCCACGCCCGGCGGGTCCAGCAATTGCTGGGCCTGGCCGACGAACCCGTCGACGCCGCGATCATCGCCGGCGAACTCGGACTGGCCGCCGACACCACCGCAGCCCTGATCGGGTGGGACGCCGCCGACACTTCGGCCGGCCAGGCCCGGCTCGCCGACATAATTGCGCTGAGCGCCAGCGCATTCCGCCGCGACGCCCAGGTGGCCTCGAACGGTTCACGAACGTACGTGCTGCTTCCCGTGGCCCGGACCCAGACGCAGCATCGGTCGGTCATCTCCTGGGTGCGGGGCACCATCGGCGCCATGCGCGCCGAGCTCGGGGTGCAGCTGCGTGCGGCCATCGCGGCTCCGGTCGCGGGCCTGGCCGGGGCCGCCGCGGCGCGCGTCGAGGTGGATCGCGTGCTGGACAGCGCTGAGCGCCATCCCATTTCGTTCGGGCAGGTGACTTCGCTGGCCGAAGCGCGCACCACCGTCCTGGTCGACGAGATCGTGACCCTGGTCGGCAGCGACGAGCGCCTGATCGATCCGCGGATCGTGCAGCTGGGCGAAGACGATCCGGTGCTCGCGGAAACGCTGCGGACCTACCTGGACGCCTTCGGCGACATCGCCGCGGCCGCACAGGCATTGCGGGTGCATCCGAATACGGTTCGCTACCGCGCGCGGCGAATCGAGAAGCTGCTGTCGACCTCGCTGGCCGACCCCGAGGTCCGGCTGCTGTTCTCGCTGGGACTGCGGATCCTGGAACGGCGCCGACACACGGGCACGCCGGTCCGCGCCGACCGCCTTGGGACGATTTGA
- a CDS encoding lipid-transfer protein — protein MSRTLPGAAAIAGIGQTEFSKESGRSELQLACEAVSAALDDAGLTPGDVDGMVTFTMDSSDEIDIARNVGIGDLSFFSRVHHGGGAAAGTVVHAAMAVATGVADVVVCWRAFNERSGFRFGGSGRSMAETPLFMAHYAPFGLLTPAAWVAMHAQRYMSTYGVTNEDFGRIAVVDRKHAATNPDAWFYERPITLEDHQNSRWIVEPVLRLLDCCQESDGGVALVVTSAERARDLRQPPAIITAAAQGAAYNGEMMTSYYRDDITGLPEMGVVARQLWRDSGLKPQDIQTAFIYDHFTPFVFTQLEELGFCGRGEAKDFATVERLSLGGDLPINTNGGLLGEAYIHGMNGITEGVRQVRGTSHNQVDNVEHVLVTSGTGVPTSGLILAPAG, from the coding sequence ATGAGCCGGACGCTGCCGGGCGCCGCGGCCATCGCCGGGATCGGTCAGACGGAGTTCTCCAAGGAATCCGGGCGCAGTGAACTGCAATTGGCGTGCGAGGCGGTCAGCGCCGCACTGGATGACGCCGGCCTGACGCCCGGCGACGTCGACGGCATGGTCACGTTCACCATGGATTCCAGCGACGAGATCGACATCGCCCGCAACGTGGGCATCGGCGATCTGAGCTTCTTCTCCCGCGTGCACCACGGCGGGGGCGCCGCCGCCGGCACTGTGGTGCACGCGGCGATGGCGGTCGCCACGGGCGTGGCCGATGTGGTGGTGTGCTGGCGTGCCTTCAACGAACGTTCCGGGTTCCGGTTCGGCGGCAGTGGGCGCAGCATGGCCGAAACCCCGTTGTTCATGGCGCATTACGCGCCGTTCGGGCTGCTCACTCCCGCGGCCTGGGTCGCGATGCACGCCCAGCGGTACATGTCGACGTACGGCGTCACCAACGAGGACTTCGGCCGGATCGCCGTCGTCGACCGAAAGCATGCGGCGACAAACCCCGACGCCTGGTTCTACGAGCGTCCGATCACGTTGGAAGATCATCAGAATTCGCGCTGGATCGTCGAACCTGTGCTGCGGTTGCTGGACTGCTGCCAGGAGAGCGACGGCGGTGTCGCGCTCGTCGTCACCAGCGCCGAACGCGCCCGCGACCTGCGGCAGCCCCCTGCCATCATCACCGCGGCCGCGCAGGGCGCGGCCTACAACGGCGAGATGATGACGAGCTACTACCGCGACGACATCACCGGTCTGCCCGAGATGGGGGTGGTGGCCCGTCAGCTGTGGCGCGATTCGGGTCTCAAGCCGCAAGACATCCAAACCGCCTTCATCTACGACCATTTCACGCCGTTCGTGTTCACCCAGCTCGAGGAACTGGGCTTCTGCGGGCGCGGCGAGGCCAAGGACTTCGCCACCGTCGAGCGGCTGTCGTTGGGCGGCGATCTTCCGATCAACACCAACGGCGGCCTGTTGGGTGAGGCGTACATCCACGGGATGAACGGCATCACCGAGGGGGTGCGCCAGGTCCGCGGCACCTCGCACAACCAGGTCGACAACGTCGAGCACGTTCTGGTCACCTCCGGAACCGGCGTGCCCACCAGTGGGCTGATCCTCGCGCCGGCGGGTTGA
- a CDS encoding IS30 family transposase has product MTGQPQLLSVQRRYWELIASGVSSEDAGVAVGVSATCGGKWFRRFGGVNPRWLAPQGQKRPRLSADEREQIMIGAAQGESIRSMAARLGRAPSTVMREIANNGVMRGYVGRYRSRYRFGARRAGVDAKSGYSARIAQLRSEQRARRPKIGKLGRCPALRDQVQAWLVKKYSPEQIAGMLATTYSDRPEMQVSHETIYKALYVQGRGELRRELTKCLRTGRALRKPRARVGARSGCGRIPGMVNISERPAEAADRAVPGHWEGDLILGKNQHSQIGTLVERSTGFVQLLHLPARRDPETVADAMIATIKTLPQALRRSLTWDQGHEMLRHARISIDAGIDIYFCDPHSPWQRGSNENTNGLLRQYFPKGTDLSVHSADYLAEVAAELNERPRKRFGWDSPAQVLNRLLSNPPQTTVELPRV; this is encoded by the coding sequence ATGACGGGTCAGCCTCAGTTGTTGTCGGTGCAGCGCCGGTATTGGGAGTTGATCGCGTCCGGGGTGTCCTCGGAGGACGCCGGGGTTGCGGTCGGCGTGTCGGCGACGTGCGGCGGCAAGTGGTTTCGCAGGTTTGGTGGTGTGAATCCGCGATGGTTAGCCCCTCAGGGGCAGAAACGGCCGCGGTTGTCGGCTGATGAGCGTGAACAGATCATGATCGGCGCCGCTCAGGGCGAATCGATTCGCTCGATGGCAGCCCGGTTGGGCCGGGCCCCGTCGACAGTCATGCGCGAGATCGCCAACAACGGCGTCATGCGGGGGTATGTGGGCCGTTATCGTTCTCGTTACCGCTTCGGAGCCCGCCGAGCGGGCGTGGATGCGAAATCGGGCTATTCGGCGCGGATTGCTCAGCTTCGCAGCGAGCAGCGAGCGCGCCGGCCCAAGATCGGCAAGCTGGGTCGCTGCCCTGCGTTGCGTGATCAGGTGCAAGCGTGGTTGGTCAAGAAGTACAGCCCGGAGCAGATTGCCGGGATGTTGGCCACGACGTATTCCGACCGCCCGGAGATGCAGGTGTCCCACGAAACCATCTACAAGGCGCTCTACGTGCAAGGACGCGGGGAGCTACGCCGCGAGCTGACTAAGTGTTTGCGGACCGGGCGGGCATTGCGCAAGCCACGGGCCAGAGTCGGCGCCCGTAGCGGCTGCGGCCGAATTCCGGGCATGGTCAACATCAGTGAGCGGCCCGCTGAGGCCGCTGACCGCGCGGTGCCCGGGCACTGGGAGGGTGACTTAATCCTGGGCAAAAATCAACACTCTCAGATCGGCACCCTGGTCGAACGTTCCACCGGGTTCGTGCAACTGCTGCACCTGCCCGCCCGTCGCGACCCTGAGACGGTGGCTGATGCGATGATCGCCACCATCAAAACCCTGCCCCAGGCATTGCGGCGCTCGCTGACCTGGGACCAAGGCCACGAAATGTTGCGCCATGCCCGCATCAGTATCGACGCCGGCATCGACATCTACTTTTGCGATCCACACTCACCCTGGCAGCGCGGCAGCAACGAAAACACCAATGGCCTATTGCGCCAATACTTTCCGAAAGGCACCGACTTATCCGTGCACTCGGCCGACTACCTCGCCGAAGTCGCCGCTGAACTCAACGAACGCCCACGCAAACGCTTCGGCTGGGACAGCCCCGCCCAAGTCCTCAACCGGCTACTGTCAAACCCGCCACAAACCACTGTTGAACTACCCCGGGTTTAG
- the pruA gene encoding L-glutamate gamma-semialdehyde dehydrogenase, with product MDAVTQVPMPANEPVHDYAPRSPERTRLRAELTALAEHPIDLPHVIGGDHRMGEGERIDVVQPHRHAAKLGTLTNAVHADATAAIDAAMAAKSGWAAMPFDERAAVFLRAADLLAGPWREKIAAATMLGQSKSAYQAEIDSPCEQIDFWRFNVAFAQQILAQQPISGPGEWNRSEYRPLDGFVYAITPFNFTSIAGNLPTAPALMGNTVIWKPSITQTLSAYLTMQLLEAAGLPPGVINLVAGDGFAVSDVALADRRLAGIHFTGSTATFQRLWYQVGTNIGHYHSYPRLVGETGGKDFVVAHASARPDVLCTALIRGAFDYQGQKCSAASRAFIPQSVWRRMGDDFLGDTAALRYGDVTDLANFGGALIDRRAFIKNVDAIERAKGAPHVTIAVGGEYDDREGYFVRPTVLLSDDPTDESFSTEYFGPLLSVHVYPDDDYDRILDVVDRGSRYALTGAVIADDRDAVLTAQHRLRFAAGNFYINDKPTGAVVGRQPFGGSRGSGTNDKAGSMLNLLRWTSARTIKETFVPATRHAYPHMGAE from the coding sequence ATGGACGCCGTCACTCAGGTCCCGATGCCGGCCAACGAGCCGGTCCACGACTACGCGCCGCGTTCCCCGGAACGCACCCGGCTGCGCGCCGAACTGACCGCGCTCGCCGAGCATCCGATCGACCTGCCGCACGTCATCGGCGGCGATCACCGGATGGGCGAGGGTGAGCGCATCGATGTCGTCCAGCCGCACCGGCACGCCGCGAAGCTGGGCACCCTGACCAACGCCGTGCACGCCGACGCGACGGCGGCGATCGACGCCGCGATGGCCGCCAAAAGCGGCTGGGCGGCAATGCCGTTCGACGAGCGGGCGGCGGTGTTCCTGCGCGCCGCCGACCTGCTGGCCGGGCCGTGGCGGGAGAAAATCGCCGCCGCGACGATGCTCGGCCAATCCAAGTCCGCCTATCAGGCCGAGATCGACTCGCCGTGCGAGCAGATCGACTTCTGGCGCTTCAACGTGGCGTTCGCGCAACAGATTCTGGCGCAGCAACCGATCAGCGGGCCGGGGGAGTGGAACCGCAGCGAGTACCGCCCGCTCGACGGCTTCGTGTACGCGATCACGCCGTTCAACTTCACCTCCATCGCCGGCAACCTGCCGACCGCCCCGGCGCTGATGGGTAACACCGTGATCTGGAAACCCTCGATCACCCAGACGTTGTCGGCCTATCTGACCATGCAGCTGCTCGAGGCCGCCGGCCTGCCGCCCGGGGTGATCAATCTGGTGGCCGGCGACGGCTTCGCGGTTTCCGATGTGGCGCTGGCCGATCGGCGGCTGGCCGGCATTCACTTCACCGGGTCGACGGCCACCTTCCAGCGGCTGTGGTATCAGGTCGGCACGAATATCGGCCACTACCACAGCTATCCGCGCCTGGTCGGCGAGACCGGCGGCAAGGACTTCGTGGTCGCGCACGCGTCCGCGCGCCCGGATGTGTTGTGCACGGCCCTGATTCGCGGGGCCTTCGACTACCAGGGGCAGAAATGCTCGGCGGCATCGCGGGCCTTCATCCCGCAGTCGGTGTGGCGCCGCATGGGTGACGACTTTTTGGGGGATACGGCCGCGCTGCGCTACGGCGACGTCACCGATCTCGCCAACTTCGGCGGCGCGCTGATCGACCGGCGCGCCTTCATCAAGAACGTCGACGCCATCGAGCGGGCGAAGGGCGCGCCACACGTGACCATCGCCGTCGGCGGCGAATATGACGACCGCGAAGGCTATTTCGTACGCCCCACCGTCCTGCTGTCCGATGATCCGACCGATGAGTCGTTTTCCACCGAATACTTCGGGCCGCTGCTGTCGGTGCACGTCTATCCCGACGACGATTACGACAGGATCCTCGACGTCGTCGACCGCGGTTCCCGGTACGCGCTGACCGGCGCGGTGATCGCCGACGACCGGGACGCCGTGCTGACGGCCCAGCACCGGCTGCGGTTTGCCGCCGGCAACTTCTACATCAACGACAAGCCGACGGGCGCGGTCGTTGGGCGCCAGCCGTTCGGGGGCTCGCGCGGCTCGGGCACCAACGACAAGGCCGGATCGATGCTGAACCTGTTGCGCTGGACGTCGGCCCGCACCATCAAGGAGACGTTCGTCCCGGCCACCCGGCACGCCTACCCGCACATGGGCGCCGAGTGA
- a CDS encoding Zn-ribbon domain-containing OB-fold protein: MAARLAPAITPDTEFFWNGLRENKLLIQRCGGCGELRHPPRPMCPHCRSLEWDTIEASGLGTVYSYVMPHEPKFPFFDYPYVVALVELEEGVRLVSNMTGIDPPDVTTGLAVQVYYQTFDDGLVLHQFRPRGRSARLDAIDSEGQA; encoded by the coding sequence ATGGCGGCCCGTCTGGCGCCGGCGATCACCCCGGACACCGAATTCTTCTGGAATGGATTGCGGGAGAACAAGCTCCTGATTCAGCGATGCGGTGGCTGCGGGGAGCTCCGGCACCCGCCCCGGCCAATGTGCCCGCACTGCCGTTCTCTCGAGTGGGACACGATCGAGGCCTCCGGCCTCGGCACGGTGTACAGCTACGTGATGCCACACGAACCCAAGTTCCCGTTCTTCGACTATCCCTACGTCGTCGCGCTGGTGGAACTCGAGGAAGGGGTGCGGCTGGTGTCCAACATGACCGGCATCGATCCCCCCGACGTGACAACCGGATTGGCGGTACAGGTCTACTACCAGACGTTCGACGACGGCCTCGTGTTGCATCAATTCCGGCCCCGCGGTCGGTCAGCGCGCCTTGACGCAATCGATTCGGAAGGACAGGCATGA